The following coding sequences lie in one Arachis hypogaea cultivar Tifrunner chromosome 9, arahy.Tifrunner.gnm2.J5K5, whole genome shotgun sequence genomic window:
- the LOC112709615 gene encoding putative F-box/LRR-repeat protein 9: MNFVNRNGRQIQYCKAAKKLNLLHLPDDLTVMIIGKLTAIEILTSAQFVCRRWRRICMDPLMWQTVNMCDIRIRNAVEYKLVEKMCRHAIDRSCGQLEDISIKYFGTDDLLKYIIDSGCHKLRRLRLVQCLNQISDKGLYKMAEKLPLLEELEITLCLNVSGIALEAIGRGCPLLKSLKFNYNRNNTGEEFAIAQNMSNLRHLQLVPSSFNNSGSRAILNGCPHLEYLDLHECDIVEVEGILKTRSDAQLVTPIPKPTSKFTSNSNYILSTLLFSFLLLFLLLLGKNSSELDFTLS; the protein is encoded by the exons ATGAACTTTGTAAATCGCAATGGACGTCAGATCCAATATTGCAAGGCTGCGAAGAAATTAAACTTGTTGCATCTTCCGGACGACCTCACTGTAATGATCATTGGGAAACTTACCGCAATCGAGATCTTAACCAGTGCTCAGTTCGTGTGCCGTAGATGGCGGAGAATCTGCATGGATCCGCTCATGTGGCAAACCGTCAATATGTGCGACATTCGGATTCGCAATGCAGTGGAATATAAATTGGTGGAGAAGATGTGCCGCCATGCAATTGATCGTAGCTGTGGCCAGTTAGAAGACATAAGTATCAAGTATTTTGGCACCGATGATCTCCTCAAATACATAATTGACTC GGGATGTCATAAATTGCGACGTCTGCGACTTGTTCAATGCTTGAATCAAATTTCAGACAAAGGATTATATAAGATGGCTGAAAAGCTTCCATTGTTGGAGGAACTTGAAATTACCCTTTGTCTCAATGTATCTGGTATTGCTTTAGAGGCAATTGGTCGAGGTTGTCCTCTTCTAAAATCATTGAAGTTTAACTACAATCGTAACAATACTGGGGAAGAATTTGCTATTGCGCAAAATATGTCCAACTTGCGTCATCTCCAACTTGTTCCAAGCAGCTTCAATAATAGTGGCTCGAGAGCCATTCTTAATGGTTGTCCTCATCTTGAATATCTGGATTTACACGAATGTGACATAGTCGAGGTGGAGGGGATATTGAAGACAAGAAGTGATGCACAATTAGTGACACCAATACCAAAACCTACTTCAAAATTTACATCGAACTCAAACTATATTCTTTCTACTTTATTATTCtcattcttattattattcttattattattaggtaAAAACTCAAGTGAACTCGACTTCACATTAAGTTAA